The Gammaproteobacteria bacterium genome has a segment encoding these proteins:
- a CDS encoding translocation/assembly module TamB domain-containing protein: MLRVVGGFVMTALLLAAGFAVFVLDTAAGARWVASLAEEFSDGVLRIEGIEGSLSGTLRADTLLVESGGTRIRADEVVLDLHSSQLLRGRVVVAALRARRLVIVPAPASAAPPEPFRMPAITTPLPVRIDALDIGEIEWRGEPHVVVTGVHFAGSLAGSSLVVRELHGAVDGFAMRLAGTAELLPELPLDVRVEWRVAGTALSGAGTIRGDLVTLAIEQSVRVPQGVRVSATLQDPVGEPRLEAAADWDAVTMDLAGIGAVTARAGHAELQGRITDWTATLGSRLESPGIPALSLTARAHGDGERMVFDEARLTGAAGALRATGDMTLTAEPRLQLALTVSEVDTAAFRPGLSGRLSARATLDAQLPGGFQLQVLELRGQLMERPLTGTGRFGYADGLLRFDGVRLQAGSNRLQADGTLGEQLGGRFSLDADDLSTLWPGVAGQLTAQATLGGTLARPEVTLDARGAALATGDATVGQFSLRFRSDAREALDARVTATGIAVAGRQLGALEAEVEGSLARHRFVATLGRGEVTANVTSAGSWDGTTLDHEIEAAGIAFDPLGEWQLAGSPRLRLRAGSVEVGTHCWAQTPASLCVDSLAWTAQRAALKARLREFDLAPFAPWLPAGFALTGRANADADLGMDDGVLVGRAQWEQDGTQLIFTGGEGEMTVAFDTARASLEFAPQEANATLAVVTGAGTRLDGDARMSTPLGAQAPLEARVSGRLPDIALLVPLLAGNIDLAEVAGEITLDVNVGGSLEAPQIGGNVQLAGGEAAFTETGVTLDRINVTVAGDGSNVLRLQGTAYAGAPLALEGELQPLAAGGPAGVVRIRGERVDAVRLPNRHVQASPDLVLSFSQGEARIDGEVLIPKADVVVRELPKSAISPSPDTVVIGREQVAKQASGAVVGGEIDVIFGNEVRLRGFGLDTRLEGSVKLSQAVSGEPQAFGVVRLVEGKIGSYGKELTIERGTLGFAGPLDDPLVDLRATRQVDWEGRRVTAGILVRGPATRSQTTVFSEPAMSEADALSFLVAGRPMQSTDSDQRSAISGAVFALGLQQASPLTERVGSAVTLDELGVQGSDVDQAEVVAGKQFGSDLYVRFTYGLFNQIGTVLARYRLSRSLSIEAASGEDQSLDLVWSVETE, encoded by the coding sequence ATGCTGCGCGTCGTCGGCGGCTTTGTCATGACCGCGCTGCTGCTTGCAGCAGGATTCGCCGTCTTCGTGCTCGACACCGCCGCGGGCGCCCGCTGGGTCGCCAGCCTCGCCGAGGAGTTCAGCGACGGTGTCCTGCGGATCGAGGGCATCGAGGGCAGCCTGAGCGGCACGCTGCGGGCCGATACGTTGCTGGTCGAGAGCGGCGGCACCCGGATCCGCGCCGACGAGGTCGTTCTCGATCTGCATAGCTCGCAACTGCTACGTGGGCGGGTGGTGGTGGCGGCGCTGCGCGCGCGGCGGCTCGTCATCGTCCCAGCTCCGGCGAGCGCGGCGCCGCCGGAGCCGTTTCGCATGCCCGCGATCACGACGCCGCTGCCGGTGCGCATCGACGCACTCGACATCGGCGAGATCGAATGGCGTGGCGAGCCCCACGTCGTGGTGACCGGTGTGCATTTCGCGGGCAGCCTGGCGGGTTCGTCGCTCGTGGTGCGCGAACTGCACGGTGCCGTGGACGGCTTTGCCATGCGCCTGGCCGGCACCGCCGAGCTGCTGCCGGAACTGCCGCTGGATGTGCGCGTCGAGTGGCGCGTCGCCGGCACGGCGTTGTCCGGCGCCGGCACGATTCGCGGCGATCTCGTTACGCTTGCGATCGAACAGTCGGTGCGCGTTCCGCAAGGCGTGCGGGTATCGGCAACGCTGCAGGATCCGGTGGGCGAGCCGCGGCTCGAGGCTGCGGCGGACTGGGATGCGGTCACGATGGATCTGGCCGGCATCGGTGCGGTGACCGCGCGCGCGGGCCATGCCGAACTGCAGGGCCGGATCACGGACTGGACTGCGACGCTCGGATCCCGGCTGGAGAGTCCGGGCATTCCGGCGCTGTCGCTCACGGCACGCGCGCATGGCGACGGCGAGCGGATGGTGTTCGACGAGGCACGCCTGACCGGCGCTGCCGGCGCGCTGCGCGCCACCGGCGACATGACGCTCACGGCAGAGCCGCGACTGCAACTCGCCCTGACGGTAAGCGAGGTGGACACCGCCGCGTTCCGGCCGGGTCTCAGCGGCCGCCTCTCCGCGCGGGCGACGCTGGATGCGCAGCTGCCGGGCGGGTTCCAGCTGCAGGTGCTGGAGTTGCGCGGGCAACTCATGGAGCGGCCGCTCACGGGCACGGGCCGGTTCGGCTACGCCGACGGGCTGCTCCGCTTCGATGGCGTCCGCCTGCAGGCCGGCTCGAACCGGTTGCAGGCTGACGGCACGCTCGGCGAGCAACTCGGCGGACGCTTTTCGCTCGATGCCGACGACCTGTCGACGCTGTGGCCGGGTGTGGCGGGGCAGCTCACGGCACAAGCGACCCTGGGCGGCACACTGGCACGGCCCGAGGTGACGCTCGATGCCCGGGGTGCGGCGCTCGCTACCGGCGACGCCACGGTCGGGCAGTTCAGCCTGCGCTTTCGATCCGATGCGCGGGAGGCGCTGGACGCGCGAGTCACCGCCACCGGCATCGCTGTCGCGGGCCGGCAACTCGGCGCACTCGAGGCGGAGGTGGAGGGCAGTCTCGCACGGCATCGCTTCGTCGCCACGCTCGGCCGGGGAGAGGTGACCGCGAACGTCACGAGCGCGGGCAGCTGGGATGGCACGACGCTGGACCATGAGATCGAGGCGGCCGGGATCGCCTTCGATCCGCTCGGCGAGTGGCAACTCGCCGGCAGTCCGCGCCTGCGGCTGCGCGCGGGTTCCGTCGAGGTCGGCACTCATTGCTGGGCCCAGACGCCTGCCTCGTTGTGCGTCGATTCGCTCGCGTGGACGGCGCAGCGCGCCGCGCTCAAGGCGCGTCTGCGGGAGTTCGACCTCGCGCCGTTCGCGCCGTGGCTGCCGGCGGGATTCGCGCTCACCGGGCGCGCCAACGCCGATGCGGACCTCGGCATGGATGACGGTGTCCTTGTCGGGCGGGCACAATGGGAGCAGGACGGCACGCAGCTGATCTTCACCGGTGGTGAGGGCGAAATGACCGTCGCCTTCGACACGGCGCGCGCCTCGCTCGAGTTCGCGCCACAGGAGGCGAACGCGACTCTTGCCGTCGTCACCGGGGCCGGCACCCGCCTGGATGGTGACGCGCGCATGAGCACGCCGCTCGGTGCGCAGGCGCCGCTCGAAGCGCGCGTGAGCGGCCGGCTGCCCGACATCGCGCTGCTGGTGCCGCTGCTGGCCGGCAACATCGACCTCGCGGAGGTGGCCGGCGAGATCACGCTCGACGTCAATGTCGGAGGCAGCCTGGAGGCGCCGCAGATCGGGGGCAACGTGCAGCTCGCCGGCGGCGAGGCGGCGTTCACGGAAACCGGCGTGACGCTGGACCGGATCAACGTGACGGTCGCCGGCGACGGCAGCAACGTCCTGCGGCTGCAGGGTACCGCGTATGCCGGCGCGCCCCTGGCGCTGGAGGGCGAGTTACAGCCGCTCGCGGCAGGCGGCCCTGCGGGCGTCGTGCGCATTCGCGGCGAGCGGGTGGATGCGGTGCGCCTGCCGAACCGCCATGTGCAGGCCTCGCCGGACCTTGTGCTCAGCTTCTCGCAAGGCGAGGCCCGCATCGACGGCGAAGTGCTGATCCCGAAGGCGGACGTCGTGGTGCGGGAGTTGCCGAAGAGCGCCATTTCGCCCTCACCCGATACCGTGGTCATCGGCCGCGAGCAGGTGGCGAAGCAGGCGTCGGGTGCGGTGGTCGGCGGCGAGATCGACGTCATCTTCGGCAACGAGGTGCGCCTGCGCGGCTTCGGGCTCGACACCAGGCTGGAGGGCAGCGTGAAGCTGTCGCAGGCCGTATCCGGCGAGCCGCAGGCGTTCGGCGTGGTGCGACTGGTGGAGGGGAAGATCGGCAGCTACGGCAAGGAGCTGACCATCGAGCGCGGCACGCTCGGTTTCGCCGGGCCGCTCGACGACCCGCTGGTGGATCTGCGCGCCACCCGGCAGGTGGACTGGGAGGGACGCCGGGTCACGGCCGGCATTCTCGTGCGCGGGCCCGCGACGCGGTCGCAGACGACGGTGTTTTCCGAGCCGGCCATGTCAGAGGCCGACGCGCTGTCGTTCCTGGTTGCGGGCCGCCCCATGCAGAGCACGGACAGCGACCAGCGCTCCGCGATCTCCGGTGCCGTGTTCGCGCTCGGCCTGCAGCAGGCTTCGCCGCTGACCGAGCGTGTCGGCAGCGCGGTGACGCTCGACGAACTCGGCGTGCAGGGCAGCGACGTCGACCAGGC
- a CDS encoding autotransporter assembly complex family protein, which translates to MADVKVEGVSGALRDNVFAHLTLDEAPCDAPAWRVRRLRRKAEAEIRTALEAFGYYEPTIAIAHEIRDDCWVTTIRIQRGKPVRLRQIDVQVLGDASGEPAFQRWLQQNPLKSGAVLKHAEYETFRQGFATLARRYGYFSARFTTARIEVHPPERAADVTLQFDSGPRFRFGDIRFEQSVLRPELLGRFLDFQPGDPYDGARIEELYDALLATGFFSVVDLRTQPGVLPDDTVQVAITLTGAKPKVYTAGIGYSTDVGPKLRAGFTNRRLNDRGHQFDASLSLSRVLSEAGVSYRLPRDNPRVEWLSADAGIQHEDTDTSESWIYKIGVRELHRRPRGWIETRFIDASLERFEIADERNREFMLTPGVSWSHKVPEGAAVMRPERGHRVSLKLSGTGGMLASNAEFLQLGLNGKLVLPAWAGARVLLRSEFGATAKEEFRALPASVRYFAGGDNSVRGYDFKTLGPTDENGNVIGGSHLFVASLEVDQRVRGNWSVAAFFDSGNAFDSFSSVRLKSGAGAGLRWYSPLGPVRIDVAVPLDKDAPDDWRLHVTLGPDL; encoded by the coding sequence ATGGCCGACGTGAAGGTGGAAGGGGTGAGCGGCGCGCTGCGCGACAACGTGTTTGCGCACCTGACGCTCGACGAGGCGCCCTGCGATGCACCGGCCTGGCGGGTGCGCCGCCTGCGGCGCAAGGCCGAGGCCGAGATCCGCACGGCACTCGAGGCATTTGGCTACTACGAGCCGACGATCGCGATCGCGCACGAAATCCGCGACGACTGCTGGGTCACCACGATCCGCATCCAGCGCGGCAAACCCGTGCGTCTGCGGCAGATCGACGTACAGGTGCTCGGCGACGCCAGCGGGGAGCCTGCCTTCCAGCGGTGGCTGCAGCAGAACCCGCTCAAGAGTGGCGCTGTGCTCAAGCACGCGGAATACGAAACGTTCCGGCAGGGATTTGCCACCCTGGCCCGTCGCTACGGCTACTTCTCCGCCCGGTTTACCACTGCCCGCATCGAGGTGCATCCGCCCGAACGCGCTGCGGACGTCACGCTGCAGTTTGATTCCGGTCCGCGATTTCGTTTCGGCGACATCCGCTTTGAGCAGTCCGTGCTGCGCCCGGAACTGCTCGGGCGCTTTCTCGACTTCCAGCCCGGCGATCCGTACGACGGCGCCAGGATCGAGGAGCTGTACGACGCGCTGCTCGCCACCGGTTTCTTCTCGGTGGTGGATCTGCGTACCCAGCCCGGTGTGCTGCCGGACGACACGGTGCAGGTCGCCATCACGCTCACCGGCGCGAAACCGAAGGTCTATACGGCCGGCATCGGCTACAGCACCGACGTCGGCCCCAAGCTGCGCGCCGGCTTCACCAACCGGCGGCTCAATGACCGCGGCCACCAGTTCGATGCAAGCCTGAGCCTGTCGCGGGTGCTGTCGGAGGCCGGCGTCAGCTACCGGCTGCCGCGCGACAACCCGCGCGTGGAGTGGCTCAGCGCGGACGCCGGCATACAGCACGAGGACACCGACACCAGCGAGTCGTGGATTTACAAGATCGGCGTCAGGGAGCTGCACCGCCGGCCCCGCGGCTGGATCGAGACCCGGTTCATCGACGCGAGCCTCGAACGCTTCGAGATCGCCGACGAGCGCAATCGCGAGTTCATGCTGACGCCGGGCGTGAGCTGGAGCCACAAGGTTCCCGAAGGCGCGGCCGTGATGCGCCCGGAACGCGGCCATCGTGTGTCGCTCAAGCTGAGCGGTACGGGCGGGATGCTGGCGTCGAACGCGGAGTTCCTGCAGCTGGGCCTCAACGGCAAGCTGGTGTTGCCCGCCTGGGCAGGCGCCCGGGTGCTGCTGCGCTCAGAGTTCGGCGCCACCGCCAAGGAGGAGTTCCGCGCATTGCCGGCTTCGGTGCGTTACTTCGCCGGCGGCGACAACAGCGTGCGCGGCTACGATTTCAAGACACTCGGGCCGACCGACGAGAATGGCAACGTGATCGGCGGCAGCCACCTGTTCGTCGCGAGCCTGGAAGTCGACCAGCGCGTCCGCGGGAACTGGTCGGTCGCAGCGTTCTTCGACAGCGGCAACGCCTTCGACAGCTTCTCGAGCGTGCGCCTGAAATCCGGTGCCGGCGCCGGCCTGCGCTGGTATTCGCCCCTCGGCCCGGTTCGCATCGATGTCGCCGTGCCGCTCGACAAGGATGCACCCGACGACTGGCGCCTGCACGTCACCCTGGGGCCGGATCTGTGA
- a CDS encoding SPOR domain-containing protein, whose amino-acid sequence MKTTKWLAAATAVLALVAGCANPEADWQRAQAENSEAAWQAFIEKHPKGEWAQKAQAELDAIKDQRDWDSALATDTIEAYNSYLLAHPTGRHMGESRQRIAELETSAAWDSAVAAGTREALEDFLVRYADAPQAEQARSQLAAMAAPPQPAPAAPPKQASQSKAAPKPAARAASQKAVAPPKGDYQVQLGAFSTLAKARSEKARLEKRHHALLGTLAIQNPSGGDQVYRVRTSAMAETAARSACEKLKGSGQDCVVVRR is encoded by the coding sequence ATGAAGACCACCAAGTGGCTGGCAGCCGCCACCGCCGTATTGGCCCTGGTTGCGGGCTGCGCGAATCCTGAAGCCGACTGGCAGCGGGCGCAGGCGGAAAACTCGGAAGCAGCCTGGCAGGCGTTCATCGAGAAGCACCCGAAGGGCGAGTGGGCGCAGAAGGCCCAGGCCGAGCTCGACGCGATCAAGGACCAGCGCGACTGGGACAGCGCGCTCGCCACCGACACCATCGAGGCCTACAACAGTTACCTGCTGGCGCACCCCACCGGGCGACACATGGGCGAGTCACGCCAGCGCATCGCCGAACTCGAGACCAGTGCCGCATGGGATTCAGCCGTCGCGGCCGGCACCAGGGAGGCGCTGGAAGACTTCCTGGTCCGCTACGCCGACGCGCCGCAGGCCGAGCAGGCCCGCAGCCAGCTCGCCGCCATGGCAGCGCCGCCGCAGCCCGCACCGGCAGCGCCGCCGAAGCAGGCATCGCAGTCGAAGGCGGCGCCGAAACCCGCCGCCCGCGCGGCCAGCCAGAAAGCCGTGGCACCGCCCAAGGGTGATTACCAGGTGCAGCTCGGCGCCTTCAGCACGCTCGCCAAGGCCCGCAGTGAAAAAGCGCGGCTGGAGAAACGCCACCACGCGCTGCTCGGCACGCTGGCGATCCAGAATCCCTCCGGCGGCGACCAGGTCTATCGCGTCCGGACCTCGGCGATGGCGGAAACGGCCGCCCGCTCTGCCTGCGAGAAACTCAAGGGCTCCGGCCAGGACTGCGTGGTGGTGCGCCGCTGA
- the pdxH gene encoding pyridoxamine 5'-phosphate oxidase — translation MSDIAGDLADLRREYAGRALHRADLDGDPLRQFDRWFQEAVRAQALEPNAMNVATVDAAGQPSSRTVLLKFYDERGFVFYTNLGSRKAQELGANARVALLFFWPEIHRQVKIRGSATRTSAAESLAYFARRPRESQLGAWVSQQSRAISSRALLEQQLAEIRRKFAAGDVPLPSFWGGYRVEPAAIEFWQGQENRLHDRFLYTRERAAWRIERLAP, via the coding sequence ATGAGCGACATCGCCGGAGATCTCGCCGACCTGCGCCGCGAATATGCCGGCCGGGCGCTGCACCGGGCCGACCTCGATGGCGATCCGCTGCGGCAGTTCGACCGCTGGTTCCAGGAGGCCGTGCGCGCGCAGGCACTCGAACCGAACGCGATGAACGTCGCGACGGTAGATGCCGCCGGACAGCCCTCCTCGCGAACGGTGCTGCTGAAGTTCTATGACGAACGCGGCTTCGTCTTCTACACCAACCTCGGCAGCCGCAAGGCGCAGGAGCTCGGCGCAAACGCCAGGGTGGCGCTGCTCTTCTTCTGGCCGGAGATTCACCGGCAGGTGAAGATCCGCGGCAGCGCGACCCGCACCTCGGCGGCGGAAAGCCTGGCGTATTTCGCGCGCCGTCCGCGCGAGAGCCAGCTCGGGGCCTGGGTGTCGCAGCAAAGCCGGGCGATCTCCTCGCGCGCGCTGCTCGAGCAGCAGCTGGCGGAGATCCGCCGGAAGTTTGCGGCCGGCGACGTGCCGCTGCCCTCGTTCTGGGGCGGCTACCGGGTGGAGCCCGCGGCGATCGAATTCTGGCAGGGCCAGGAAAACCGCCTGCACGACCGCTTCCTGTACACCCGGGAGCGCGCAGCCTGGCGCATCGAGCGGCTGGCGCCCTGA
- a CDS encoding TolC family protein, with the protein MAQCADRALTGAATAVCLLLGAFAPTAQGDDAQSLTLREALERSLSVHPGLEVARAGVAVATAHVREAQFGPAFEAGLELENFAGSGETSGTDALETTLQLSRALEPGGKRAAAVAAARAEEASALASLDVSAVEIAGDTARRFVAVLGAQEQLQAAGRFLELAEAIQIQAERRVDAGLSLSAELHRARAEVGRQQLFVARSRAELDLARRALAASWGDPGSPVPAAAGDLFGIPPLEPIDEFLRRVEQSPRLASLATVERLRTAELRLAETESKPDLTLSFGVRHLSEPGDTALVAGVAVPLGTGARGRARAQAAEAALQQSQHQTAADRLAITSMVMSLHRQIELRREALQVLETQILPATAAALEQIDRGYRLGRLGYGEYAQAARESLDAQLERLELAAEFHQLLTELEALTGTGVFSPGRS; encoded by the coding sequence GTGGCGCAGTGTGCGGACCGCGCGCTGACGGGCGCCGCGACGGCCGTATGTCTGTTGCTGGGCGCATTCGCGCCAACGGCGCAGGGTGACGACGCCCAGTCCCTGACGCTGCGCGAAGCGCTGGAGCGCTCGCTGTCCGTCCACCCCGGTCTGGAAGTCGCCCGCGCCGGGGTCGCCGTCGCAACCGCGCATGTGCGCGAGGCGCAGTTTGGCCCGGCGTTCGAAGCCGGCCTGGAACTGGAGAACTTCGCCGGCTCCGGCGAAACCAGCGGTACCGACGCGCTGGAGACCACGCTGCAACTCAGTCGCGCACTGGAACCCGGGGGCAAACGCGCTGCCGCGGTCGCCGCAGCCCGTGCTGAAGAGGCGTCGGCGCTCGCGTCGCTGGACGTGAGCGCCGTGGAGATCGCCGGCGATACGGCGCGCCGGTTCGTGGCAGTCCTCGGCGCCCAGGAGCAGTTGCAGGCCGCTGGCCGGTTTCTCGAACTCGCCGAAGCGATCCAGATCCAGGCCGAACGTCGTGTCGACGCCGGCCTGAGCCTGAGCGCCGAACTGCATCGCGCCCGCGCCGAGGTGGGCCGGCAGCAGTTGTTCGTGGCGCGGTCCCGGGCCGAGCTCGACCTCGCACGCCGGGCGCTCGCGGCGTCCTGGGGCGACCCGGGCAGCCCGGTTCCCGCGGCTGCCGGCGATCTGTTCGGGATCCCGCCGCTCGAGCCGATCGACGAATTCCTCCGGCGCGTGGAGCAATCGCCCCGACTCGCCAGTCTCGCCACCGTCGAGCGGTTGCGCACCGCCGAACTGCGGCTGGCCGAGACGGAATCGAAACCCGACCTGACGCTCTCCTTCGGCGTGCGCCACCTGTCCGAGCCGGGCGACACGGCCCTGGTGGCTGGTGTCGCCGTGCCACTCGGCACCGGCGCGCGCGGCCGGGCGCGGGCGCAGGCAGCCGAGGCGGCCCTGCAGCAGTCGCAACACCAGACCGCGGCGGATCGCCTGGCCATCACCAGCATGGTGATGAGTCTGCACCGGCAGATCGAGTTGCGACGCGAGGCGTTGCAGGTGCTGGAAACGCAGATCCTGCCGGCGACCGCCGCGGCACTCGAGCAGATCGACCGCGGCTATCGGCTGGGCCGGCTCGGTTACGGCGAGTACGCACAGGCGGCACGGGAGTCGCTCGACGCCCAGCTCGAGCGACTCGAGCTCGCCGCCGAGTTCCACCAACTGCTGACCGAGCTGGAAGCCCTGACCGGCACCGGGGTCTTCAGCCCCGGCCGCTCCTGA
- a CDS encoding efflux RND transporter periplasmic adaptor subunit, protein MNKQVLIIAGIVLLGVAGLFGIMRAEPPAAAGSGHEHEEDHADEHDEERGSRVEIAPGIARDAGLVTAQAGPARIREALPLYGAIITDERRIRAVGARFPGIAREVHRNLGDRVVANETLALVESNESLQTYPVRAPIGGVVISRNVNPGENVAGETIFTIADLSTVVAELAVFRRDLSRLRVGQAVTVRSDDGGVSGSGSVNFISPIGSGESQSVKLRVMLDNRDGRWQPGMFVTAEVEVAATEVAVAVARSALQRLGDSDVVFINEGDHYEPRQLQLGRADRDHAEVKTGLAAGERYVKDNSFLIKAEIGKSAAGHEH, encoded by the coding sequence ATGAACAAGCAAGTACTGATCATCGCTGGCATCGTCCTGCTCGGAGTGGCGGGCCTGTTCGGCATCATGCGTGCCGAGCCGCCTGCCGCCGCCGGGAGCGGACACGAACACGAGGAAGATCACGCGGACGAGCACGATGAGGAGCGCGGGTCGCGCGTCGAAATCGCGCCGGGTATCGCCCGCGACGCGGGCCTCGTCACGGCCCAGGCGGGGCCGGCCCGGATCCGCGAAGCGCTGCCCCTGTATGGAGCGATCATTACCGACGAGCGGCGCATCCGCGCCGTGGGCGCACGTTTCCCGGGCATCGCCCGCGAGGTCCACCGCAACCTGGGCGACCGGGTCGTCGCGAACGAGACGCTGGCGCTGGTGGAAAGCAACGAGAGCCTGCAGACCTACCCGGTGCGTGCGCCGATCGGCGGCGTGGTCATCAGCCGCAACGTCAACCCGGGCGAGAACGTGGCCGGGGAGACCATTTTCACGATTGCGGATCTCTCCACCGTCGTCGCCGAACTGGCGGTGTTCCGCCGCGATCTGTCGAGGCTGCGGGTCGGTCAGGCAGTCACCGTGCGCTCCGATGACGGCGGTGTCAGCGGTAGCGGCTCAGTCAACTTCATTTCACCGATCGGGTCGGGCGAGAGCCAGAGCGTCAAGCTGCGGGTGATGCTGGACAATCGCGACGGGCGCTGGCAACCCGGCATGTTCGTGACCGCCGAGGTCGAGGTCGCAGCGACCGAGGTGGCAGTGGCGGTCGCGCGCTCGGCCCTGCAGCGACTGGGCGACTCCGACGTGGTTTTCATCAACGAGGGCGATCACTACGAACCACGCCAGCTGCAGCTCGGCCGTGCCGATCGCGACCACGCCGAGGTGAAGACGGGGCTCGCTGCCGGCGAACGGTACGTGAAGGACAACAGCTTCCTGATCAAGGCCGAGATCGGCAAGTCCGCCGCCGGCCACGAACACTGA